Proteins found in one Sorghum bicolor cultivar BTx623 chromosome 1, Sorghum_bicolor_NCBIv3, whole genome shotgun sequence genomic segment:
- the LOC8081881 gene encoding UPF0496 protein 1, whose amino-acid sequence MGNSSSSGGSSNRRPGHSESALPPEAAAPAEELSSYEAACRSDPELRTFDTTLQRRTSRAISTLAVGVEVRSMSLDSLREVTGCLLDMNQEVVRVILDCKKDIWKSAELFDLVEDYFESSLQTLDFCTALDKCLKRARDSQLLLHVALQRFDDEQNSDAAPSARYARTLHELRQFKAAGDPFTDEFFAAFQAVYRQQLAMLEKLQQRKHRLDRKIKTIKAWRRVSSIIFATTFAAVLICSVVAAAIAAPPVAAALAAAAAVPLGSMGKWIDSLLKGYQDALRGQKEVVSTMQVGTFIAIKDLDSIRVLINRVEAEVSSMVDCVEFAERDEEAVKFGVEEIKKKLENFMKSVEDLGEQADRCSRDIRRARTVVLQRIIRQPN is encoded by the coding sequence ATggggaacagcagcagcagcggcggcagcagcaacaGGCGCCCGGGGCACTCGGAGTCGGCGCTGCCGCccgaggcggcggcgccggcggaagAACTGAGCTCGTACGAGGCAGCGTGCCGGTCGGACCCGGAGCTGCGCACGTTCGACACGACGCTGCAGCGGCGCACCAGCCGCGCCATCTCGACGCTGGCGGTGGGCGTCGAGGTGCGGTCGATGTCGCTGGACTCGCTCCGCGAGGTCACCGGCTGCCTCCTCGACATGAACCAGGAGGTGGTGCGCGTCATCCTCGACTGCAAGAAGGACATCTGGAAGAGCGCCGAGCTGTTCGACCTCGTCGAGGACTACTTCGAGAGCAGCCTCCAGACCCTCGACTTCTGCACCGCACTCGACAAGTGCCTCAAGCGCGCCCGCGACTCCCAGCTCCTCCTCCACGTCGCGCTCCAGCGCTTCGACGACGAGCAAAACAGCGACGCCGCTCCCTCCGCCCGGTACGCGCGCACGCTGCACGAGCTGCGCCAGTTCAAGGCGGCCGGGGACCCCTTCACGGACGAGTTCTTCGCCGCCTTCCAGGCCGTTTACCGGCAGCAGCTGGCCATGCTGGAGAAGCTGCAGCAGCGCAAGCACCGGCTCGACAGGAAGATCAAGACCATCAAGGCGTGGCGCCGGGTGTCAAGCATCATCTTCGCGACCACGTTCGCGGCCGTGCTCATCTGCTCCGTGGTTGCCGCGGCCATCGCTGCACCGCCTGTCGCTGCGGCATTGGCCGCGGCTGCTGCAGTCCCGCTGGGATCTATGGGGAAATGGATCGATTCGTTGCTGAAAGGGTACCAGGACGCGCTCCGAGGACAGAAGGAGGTGGTGAGCACAATGCAGGTTGGCACATTCATTGCCATCAAGGATTTGGACAGTATCAGAGTCCTCATTAACCGGGTGGAGGCGGAGGTCAGCTCAATGGTAGACTGCGTAGAGTTTGCAGAGCGGGATGAGGAGGCGGTGAAATTTGGGGTGGAGGAGATTAAGAAGAAGCTGGAAAACTTCATGAAGAGCGTCGAAGATCTTGGGGAGCAAGCAGACCGGTGTAGCCGAGATATCCGTCGAGCAAGAACTGTCGTGCTGCAAAGGATCATCCGACAACCAAACTGA